The DNA segment TCTGATAATATATTCGATCTGTTTAGATATGTTTCTTTAGATGATCCAAGTATTATTTTTTCAGGGGACCTGAATGGAGACAAAGCAACGGATCTTTATATTGAAGCCACTAATGGGCAAAGGCTATATACAAATATTAGTAGTGCGTATGGTTATATATTAAGTAATTCTTCGTTTATTGATATTAATAATGATGGGTTGTCGGATAGAGTTAACTACAAGTATACTGTAAAAGCAGATCACGACATTTGTTATTATATAGCCAAACCTGTATTACCTGAGCACACATGTAGTTTTCAAAAACTATCGAAGGATATATCTCGTAGTATATATTCACAACCGTTATCATTTCAAACAAATACGGGTGATAATTTAAACAAGTCTATTGTATTAGATATTGATTATGATAATAACGATCCTAGCAGTATTACATATGCCGATATTAATAACGATGGCATCAATGATATTCTAGTCAGAAAAACAATCCAGATCCCTGGAACACCAGTAAAATTTCGCTATGAGTGGACCATTTATCTGGTAAAAAATACATCTGATACGCTGTCTTTTCAAAAATGGGGCACCTTAAATGCTAATAGAAACCTTGTGGCGGCAGATATTGATGGGGATGGTCAAGTTGAGTTGATAGGGAATGATGCAGATGAGAGTTTATCATCATTCAGTGATAGATTTGATATTTATCGAATCCAAGATACAGGTACGCAACAAAATAAAATTGCTTCAATAGAAGACGGATTGCACCACAAATACAGTGTTTCATATTCCCCAGTGACGGATCGTGCCGTCTTAACGAAGAAAATACCGGATGAATATTACAAAGATAATTCATTAACCAAGGATCTGATTCTTTCTACCTCACAGGAACGAAGATTATTCAGTTATCCTTATGTGATCCCTTTAGGTGGCACTTATGTGGTTAATAGTTATGAAGAGTCGGGCGTAAACCAAGAAACAATTTCAACTAAAATGACTTATGAAGGTATTCTGGCCAGTAAGGATGGTTCGGGTTTCCTTGGTTTTGAATCCATTAAAAAGCAGAATTTAATTGAAAATAGTTTAACAGTTGATACCTATTCATTGAAGCCTCCTTATTCCGGGTTTCTGCAAAGTTCAACATATTTTGTCAACAATAAGCAGATATCGAAAAAATCAAATACCTGGTTGCTGGCTGATTATGTAGATGGTGGAAAATTTGTTTATCTTGCCGGGCAGAATACTGTTACGAATGAGTATAATTCATCACGCCAGGTTGGTAACAATCACTGTCATTATGAAGTTGATGAATGGGGAAATATAACTGAAGTTGACCTTAGTGAAGACTCTGATCGAAATGTCGTCAAGAAAATCAGTTATAAAAGACCGGAGTATGCGGAAGAAAATAATGTATCAACTTACTACTTTAACTCTGGCGTAACTATTGGCAACACACCAGATGAGGTGCATTCATATGTTTATAATGCGCAGGGGTGGCTCACAGAGGAACATGTCTCTGGTGATGCAAATACACCAGAGTTAATCACAGCCTACAATTACGATAATTACGGTAATGTCATTTATAAAGGCGAAACGGATACAAGCACTGGGCAATCCAGAACGATTAATTATCGTTATAGTCAGAACGGACGTTTGTTAAGCAGTAAATCGTTAGCCAATCAAACCTATAATTACCAATATAACGGTATGAGTGCCGATCAGGTGAAAGGCCGTATTTGGCAGACGACCAAAATTGATCCGAATGATCATATTGCAACTCAAACTTTCGAAGCTGATGGCACGTTACACAGTGAAGTTGATTCATCTGGGCTGACTATTAACTACTCTGTCGATCTTTGTGCCAGCAATTGCCCGCGGGGTTCAGAATATTACCAAACGATACAACAGATGGGGGCACCGATTAAGGTTCTCTATTTTAACGGGCATAATCTACCAATACAAACAGAGACCACTGGATTTGATGGCCGTAATATTATTTCTTCTACTGAATATGACTGGCGTGGGCTGCCTGTTCGGGTTTATAAACCGCATTATGAAGGCCAATTGGGCTATTCTGTCGAGAATGAATACGATGCCGTCGGCAGAAAGATTGAGCAGCACGATTATTCAGCACTGGGTGATGCGACAACCACCTGGCAATATTCTGGGATGGAAACCACTATTACCAATTCGAAGCAACAACAGCGAATTGAAACCTATAATGAGTTGCAACAATTAATTGCAGTCAAGGATGATAATAACTCCGTTACCGAATATACCTATAACCCACGGGGCCTGCTGCTGACTACACAGGTTGACGGGAATAGCAATACTAAGATTATTAATACCTATAATAGTTTGGGGCGGAAAATTGCAACGCAGGATCCGACCAAAGGCAACTGGCAGTATCGGTATAATGCATTTGGTGATGTGATCAGTCAGATCAATGCTAATGGCAAAACGATACAGATGACTTATGACGCATTGGGTCGGTTGATTTCCCGGCGTGATGAATCAGGTATCAGTTGTAACTATTACGACCAAGCTGCACATGCAATTGGGCAACTCATTCGTGAAACACTGTTTGCCAATGGTGCATGTAATCAGAGTGAGGTTAGCAGCCGTTATTCGCGTCATTATTCTTACGATCAAAATGGGCGATTGAATTCTCAGGATGCCTTGTTTAAAGGGCAAACCCTAAATCTTGGCTACAGTTATGACTCATATGGTCGTATTTCTCAGATCAGCTATCCGGCGGCAGAGGGAAAAACCTTTACGGTTCGCCAGCAATACAGTCAATCGGGCTATCTGAACGCCTCATTTGATAATGAAACTAACAAGCTAATCCAACGGATCGATAGTCTAGATGCCTCAGGTAATATTGCGCATGAAACATTGGGGAATAATGTTGAAATCAATAATGAATATATTGATGGTGCGGGTGTGCTCAATCATTCTCAGGCTATGTCGGGAAGGCATCAACTATTAGAACAAACCTATCAGTATGATATGGGCTATAACCTGACAGAACGCACGCATAACTATGCGTTATCAGCACTGGCTAGCACGGAAATCCACGAGAAATATCAATATGACAATCTGAACCGTTTGACCGAGGTCGGACGTTTGTCGGCCGGTAACTGGCTGACCGCCGAAAGCTATCGCTATGACAAATTAGGTAATATCACCTATAACCGCAATAAAGGTGAATATCATTATGATAGTCAGAAGCCCTATCGTCTGAATGACGTTGGTGTTCAGACGTTCAGTTATGATCAAAACGGCAATGTGCTGAGCGATGGGCAGCGTCAGTTTAGTTATGATGCTTCGGATATGCCATTACGGATCCAAAATGGCAGTTCGGTGACGGAATTTGCTTATGGCCCGGATCAGGCGCGCTATTGGCGGAAGGATGTGCGCCCGTCAGCTCAGGGGCAAACGACGCTGGAAACGTTCTATCTTGATAAACTTTATGAAAAAATCGTGCGTTCCGGTGCAGATGGTGCGCTGACAGAACATAAATATTATGTCGGGCCATTAGTGTTAACGCGTCGCAGCAATGGCACAGAAGATCGCTTTTATCAGCATACCGATGCGTTAGGGTCTGTCTTGATGCTGAGTGATCAGAAAGGGCAAGTTGCCCAAGCATTTGCTTACAGTGCATTTGGTAAGGCTCGTCAGTTGACGGTTGATAGTCGCCTGAGCGCGCTGTTGCTACCGACCCGGCGGGGTTATACCGGGCATGAGACGGTGGAAGATCTCGACGTCATTCATATGAACGGGCGGATCTTTGACCCGACACTGGGGCGTTTCCTGCAGGCCGACCCGTATATCCCCGATCCGTATGACGGGCAAAGTTACAACCGTTACAGTTATGTCCGCAATAACCCGCTGAATGCAACAGATCCAACTGGGTTTGCAGATAGTTATAATTGGGGCGGTGGGTCATGTACGGCTTCTAACTCATGCCCTTCAAATACTTGTAGTAGCGGGTCATATAATTCAGGCTCAAATTCTTCTTCGAGCAGTTGTTCTGTTGTTCTTGGTTGCAAGCTAACTAATTCGTATACCACTGAATATAGATCGGATGGCACGGCCGTGACGGTTAATCTGGGTCCTGAGTGTGATTATAGTCGTCAAACTGCTTGGGGAAGTGGAAGTTCATCCAGCGGTAATTCGACAGCGGTTGGTTTATTAATGCGGGTTTCTGCTTTATATCCGCAAGCTGCAGGTCAGCAGGAAGAGTATGCCCGCATCGCAGAACAGCTGGGAGCCAACTATCAAAGTAGTTTCAATACAATTCCAACTTGGGTATTTCTTGCGGCTGGCCCTATAGTCGGGATGGTAGCAGCAAAAAGCCCTGTTACCGAGGAAATGGCTGCGGAAATGGCTGCGGAAAGGGCTGCGGAAAGGGCTGTTGCAAAGAGTGTGGGGAAAGCTGATAACGCACCAGACTTTGTTGTTTCACCAAGCGGTACGGCATTTCCTGTTCCGAAAGGCGCAACTGGACCAACGCCAGTAGTTAATCCAGCGGGTAAAAAAACTGGGGATGCGTTCACTGGTGGATTGGGTGGTGTGAACGGTCAGGTAGATACTATGCGGATGATGGACCCAACACCTCCTCGTGGAAATAGCCCTGGCTATCCGAATGGCTATATTAAATATGAAAATAAGGCTGGCCAAGGGGTAGACCCATACACCGGGCGAACTCTATCCAACAAAGATAGC comes from the uncultured Tolumonas sp. genome and includes:
- a CDS encoding RHS repeat-associated core domain-containing protein yields the protein MLRKIIALLLLSVIWINCVRASPVDSFELLEATPGKVYYLSTPGRVILLHGEIVTPIVDNSIKRYFSLVWNNGKWALTSITAEAFSIGSLWSHLVDFNANITGTTIDLEFAYNKFNINNYNGNASLQIIQQSIINDIPLANPNINNIGEPESSSLIAGSINGDFSVNKYGEATYDIPVKLSEWVNGFMPKISVSYSSNGAYGLLGWGWKLNANSMISRCSKALAFEGEGTQGHISYTASDRLCLDGRHLFLKGTEKGKIVSDSEYWGSGKTYYVDNMPGLTVYGMNPVNSSFDYLYITDKNHIVSYYGKNTGKYQRKNSNQLLTAGWAIDSQTDRFSNSISYFYNNDPDQGSQYLSKITYGGKSADEHVYSVSFSYIQNPKISSGYVAGTKYTSDQLLTKISVKADDEVVSDYNIGYQTVEGLTPQSYLNHIQQCFSDKTCYPASHFSWYRNENATTIKKDSSLNIGSRVSYFVDMTGDGKADLVYLASDNAIYLYDFATGNNQLLVDKSGYTQILSFADADNDGVKELIASYGQYAYAVNSHGEKTKIQVPNFYYGKLHSLDINGDGKDDLISKNKVIVSGLHGVLSSDNIFDLFRYVSLDDPSIIFSGDLNGDKATDLYIEATNGQRLYTNISSAYGYILSNSSFIDINNDGLSDRVNYKYTVKADHDICYYIAKPVLPEHTCSFQKLSKDISRSIYSQPLSFQTNTGDNLNKSIVLDIDYDNNDPSSITYADINNDGINDILVRKTIQIPGTPVKFRYEWTIYLVKNTSDTLSFQKWGTLNANRNLVAADIDGDGQVELIGNDADESLSSFSDRFDIYRIQDTGTQQNKIASIEDGLHHKYSVSYSPVTDRAVLTKKIPDEYYKDNSLTKDLILSTSQERRLFSYPYVIPLGGTYVVNSYEESGVNQETISTKMTYEGILASKDGSGFLGFESIKKQNLIENSLTVDTYSLKPPYSGFLQSSTYFVNNKQISKKSNTWLLADYVDGGKFVYLAGQNTVTNEYNSSRQVGNNHCHYEVDEWGNITEVDLSEDSDRNVVKKISYKRPEYAEENNVSTYYFNSGVTIGNTPDEVHSYVYNAQGWLTEEHVSGDANTPELITAYNYDNYGNVIYKGETDTSTGQSRTINYRYSQNGRLLSSKSLANQTYNYQYNGMSADQVKGRIWQTTKIDPNDHIATQTFEADGTLHSEVDSSGLTINYSVDLCASNCPRGSEYYQTIQQMGAPIKVLYFNGHNLPIQTETTGFDGRNIISSTEYDWRGLPVRVYKPHYEGQLGYSVENEYDAVGRKIEQHDYSALGDATTTWQYSGMETTITNSKQQQRIETYNELQQLIAVKDDNNSVTEYTYNPRGLLLTTQVDGNSNTKIINTYNSLGRKIATQDPTKGNWQYRYNAFGDVISQINANGKTIQMTYDALGRLISRRDESGISCNYYDQAAHAIGQLIRETLFANGACNQSEVSSRYSRHYSYDQNGRLNSQDALFKGQTLNLGYSYDSYGRISQISYPAAEGKTFTVRQQYSQSGYLNASFDNETNKLIQRIDSLDASGNIAHETLGNNVEINNEYIDGAGVLNHSQAMSGRHQLLEQTYQYDMGYNLTERTHNYALSALASTEIHEKYQYDNLNRLTEVGRLSAGNWLTAESYRYDKLGNITYNRNKGEYHYDSQKPYRLNDVGVQTFSYDQNGNVLSDGQRQFSYDASDMPLRIQNGSSVTEFAYGPDQARYWRKDVRPSAQGQTTLETFYLDKLYEKIVRSGADGALTEHKYYVGPLVLTRRSNGTEDRFYQHTDALGSVLMLSDQKGQVAQAFAYSAFGKARQLTVDSRLSALLLPTRRGYTGHETVEDLDVIHMNGRIFDPTLGRFLQADPYIPDPYDGQSYNRYSYVRNNPLNATDPTGFADSYNWGGGSCTASNSCPSNTCSSGSYNSGSNSSSSSCSVVLGCKLTNSYTTEYRSDGTAVTVNLGPECDYSRQTAWGSGSSSSGNSTAVGLLMRVSALYPQAAGQQEEYARIAEQLGANYQSSFNTIPTWVFLAAGPIVGMVAAKSPVTEEMAAEMAAERAAERAVAKSVGKADNAPDFVVSPSGTAFPVPKGATGPTPVVNPAGKKTGDAFTGGLGGVNGQVDTMRMMDPTPPRGNSPGYPNGYIKYENKAGQGVDPYTGRTLSNKDSHFPID